From the genome of Bordetella sp. H567, one region includes:
- a CDS encoding alpha-ketoacid dehydrogenase subunit alpha/beta produces MPDLHPLTPHAPWVALTATEQDWAHADPALLGTLLAHCHLIRGFEETVLALAGEGLVHGPAHSSIGQEGGAAGSIVGLRAADGVSGSHRGHHQFLAKSLAYLCPDSIDPTAAIAPSVQALLQRTLAEILGLAQGFCKGRGGSMHLRWPEAGALGTNAIVGGGVPMAAGQAWANRKAGTDAVMVTYFGDGAINIGSVLETMNLAAAWKLPLCFFIENNRYAVATGVEEITAEPRLSARGMAFNIPSWHVDGMDPLAVHLAMQAAVAHMRAGQGPTLVEADVYRYFHQNGPFPGSAFGYRDKEEEKAWRARDPLDLLARRMMARGLVSQAQIDDLRERVAGAMRGAADALLEPDAQAGEGKRRIRPDLWPAADFRDVGILGDLSEMPAPAHEEGEHLHGETVPRKFVDVVADVMDRRMACDDAIVVMGEDVHRLKGGTNGATRGLAQRYPDRCLGTPISENAFVGLAGGIALDGRYKPVVEFMYPDFMWVAADQVFNQIGKVRHMFGGGDAVPLVLRTKVAMGTGYGSQHSMDPAGIFATCPGWRIVAPSNPCDYVGLMNAALRCKDPVLVIEHVDLYNATAPAPRDDLDFVLPVGRAALRRTGSAVTVIAYLSMVQHAIEALDRMGMQADLIDLRWLDRASLDWDTVGASVRKTNNVLIVEQGARGTSYGGWLADEIQRRYFDWLDQPVQRVTGGLAAPSISKVLERAAAARTDEVVEGLREILRNKGEG; encoded by the coding sequence ATGCCGGATCTGCACCCCCTGACGCCCCATGCCCCTTGGGTGGCGCTTACCGCCACCGAACAGGATTGGGCGCACGCCGACCCCGCCTTGCTCGGTACGCTGCTGGCGCATTGCCACCTGATCCGAGGTTTCGAGGAAACGGTGCTGGCGCTCGCCGGCGAAGGCCTGGTGCACGGCCCGGCGCATTCCAGCATCGGACAGGAAGGCGGGGCGGCCGGGTCCATCGTGGGCCTGCGCGCGGCCGATGGCGTGAGCGGATCGCATCGGGGCCATCACCAGTTCCTGGCCAAATCGCTGGCCTATCTGTGCCCGGACAGCATCGATCCCACGGCCGCCATTGCGCCGTCCGTGCAGGCGCTGTTGCAGCGCACGCTGGCCGAGATCCTGGGCCTGGCGCAGGGCTTCTGCAAGGGGCGGGGCGGGTCCATGCACCTGCGCTGGCCCGAGGCCGGCGCCCTGGGCACGAATGCCATCGTCGGCGGCGGTGTCCCCATGGCGGCCGGCCAGGCCTGGGCCAACCGCAAGGCCGGCACCGATGCCGTGATGGTCACCTACTTTGGCGATGGGGCCATCAACATCGGTTCCGTGCTGGAAACGATGAACCTGGCCGCGGCCTGGAAGCTGCCCTTGTGCTTCTTCATCGAGAACAATCGCTATGCCGTCGCCACTGGCGTGGAGGAAATCACCGCGGAGCCACGCCTGTCGGCGCGCGGCATGGCCTTCAATATTCCCAGCTGGCATGTCGACGGCATGGACCCGCTGGCGGTGCATCTGGCGATGCAGGCGGCGGTGGCCCATATGCGCGCGGGCCAGGGTCCCACCTTGGTCGAAGCGGACGTGTACCGCTATTTCCACCAGAACGGGCCGTTCCCGGGCAGTGCCTTCGGCTACCGTGACAAGGAAGAGGAAAAAGCCTGGCGCGCGCGTGATCCGCTGGATCTGCTGGCGCGGCGGATGATGGCGCGCGGCTTGGTCTCGCAAGCACAGATCGACGATTTGCGGGAACGCGTGGCCGGCGCCATGCGCGGCGCGGCCGATGCGCTGCTGGAGCCGGACGCGCAGGCCGGCGAGGGCAAGCGGCGCATCCGGCCGGACCTGTGGCCGGCCGCCGATTTCCGCGATGTCGGGATACTGGGCGACCTGTCGGAAATGCCCGCCCCCGCCCATGAAGAAGGCGAGCACTTGCACGGGGAGACGGTGCCGCGCAAGTTCGTCGACGTGGTGGCCGACGTGATGGACCGCCGCATGGCGTGCGACGACGCCATCGTGGTGATGGGCGAGGACGTGCACCGGCTGAAGGGCGGCACCAACGGCGCCACCCGTGGCTTGGCGCAGCGCTACCCGGATCGCTGCCTGGGTACGCCCATCAGCGAAAATGCCTTCGTGGGCCTGGCCGGCGGCATCGCGCTGGACGGGCGCTACAAGCCGGTGGTGGAGTTCATGTACCCGGATTTCATGTGGGTGGCGGCCGACCAGGTCTTCAACCAGATCGGCAAGGTGCGCCACATGTTCGGTGGCGGCGATGCGGTGCCGCTGGTCCTGCGGACCAAGGTGGCGATGGGCACGGGCTATGGCTCGCAGCATTCCATGGATCCCGCCGGCATCTTCGCGACCTGTCCGGGCTGGCGCATCGTCGCGCCGTCCAATCCCTGCGACTACGTGGGACTGATGAACGCGGCCTTGCGCTGCAAGGATCCGGTGCTGGTCATCGAACACGTGGATCTGTACAACGCCACGGCGCCCGCGCCGCGCGACGACCTGGATTTCGTGCTGCCGGTCGGCCGCGCCGCGCTGCGGCGCACGGGGTCGGCGGTGACGGTGATCGCCTATCTGTCCATGGTGCAGCATGCCATTGAAGCGCTGGACCGGATGGGAATGCAGGCCGACCTGATCGACCTGCGCTGGCTGGACCGCGCCAGCCTGGATTGGGACACCGTGGGCGCCAGCGTGCGCAAGACCAACAACGTGCTGATCGTGGAGCAGGGCGCGCGGGGCACCTCGTACGGCGGCTGGCTCGCCGATGAGATCCAGCGGCGTTATTTCGATTGGCTGGACCAGCCCGTGCAGCGCGTGACGGGGGGCCTGGCCGCGCCCAGTATTTCCAAGGTATTGGAGCGCGCCGCGGCGGCGCGTACCGACGAAGTGGTCGAAGGACTGCGCGAGATCCTGCGCAACAAGGGAGAAGGCTGA
- a CDS encoding ABC transporter ATP-binding protein, with protein sequence MLKVSQLRAGYGKTQVLNGLDFEVRAGEIVTLIGANGAGKTTTLKTLCGIIPCQGGSVEFEGRTLTHRNPYDIVDAGITMIPEGRQLFPHFTVRDNLLMGSYKRAARPQVRRKLEEVLEIFPRVRQRLDQYAGSLSGGEQQMVAIARGLMADPRLLMLDEPSLGLSPLLVQQMFDIIRGITAHGVTVLLVEQNVFRTLRLADRGYVLENGAIVLAGTGEELLDNPHVKKAYLGH encoded by the coding sequence ATGCTTAAGGTATCCCAGCTGCGTGCCGGCTATGGCAAGACCCAGGTGCTGAACGGGCTGGATTTCGAGGTTCGCGCGGGCGAAATCGTGACGCTGATCGGCGCCAACGGCGCGGGCAAGACGACCACCTTGAAGACCCTGTGCGGCATCATCCCCTGCCAGGGCGGCAGCGTCGAATTCGAAGGGCGGACGCTGACCCACCGCAACCCCTACGACATCGTCGACGCGGGCATCACCATGATCCCGGAAGGCCGCCAGCTATTCCCCCATTTCACCGTGCGCGACAACCTGCTGATGGGGTCCTACAAGCGCGCGGCGCGGCCGCAGGTGCGGCGCAAGCTGGAAGAGGTGCTGGAGATCTTTCCGCGCGTCAGGCAGCGGCTGGACCAGTACGCGGGCTCGCTCTCGGGCGGCGAACAGCAGATGGTCGCCATCGCGCGCGGGCTGATGGCCGATCCCAGGCTGCTGATGCTCGACGAGCCTTCCCTGGGCCTGTCACCCCTGCTCGTGCAGCAGATGTTCGACATCATCCGCGGCATCACCGCGCACGGCGTCACGGTGCTGCTGGTCGAGCAGAACGTATTCCGCACGCTGCGGCTGGCCGACCGGGGCTACGTGCTGGAAAACGGCGCGATCGTGCTGGCCGGCACCGGCGAGGAACTGCTGGACAACCCGCATGTGAAGAAGGCGTATCTCGGGCATTGA
- a CDS encoding mandelate racemase/muconate lactonizing enzyme family protein, giving the protein MAAIASVEVLLVNLPPKVKRTDAVQSFECQETPMVRIRDTDGMVGTGYSYTIGTGGSSVARLLDDHLAPMLIGREADDIERLWRDLFFRVHATTVGALTSIALAAIDTALWDLRARRAALPLHRLAGGAKDAIEMYYTEGGWLHLDEAQLVEEALRAQEAGFGGTKIKVGRPHVAEDMERLSAVRDAVGPGWEVMTDANQGLNLSEAIRRARCFEALDIAWFEEPIHADDVDAHRRLCASTTVPIAVGESLYSLSQFKDYLQSGACSIVQVDVGRIGGITPWLKVAHMAEAYNVPVCPHFLMEIHVALCCAIPNSRWLEYIPQLDMVTATGMRVENGRAIPSPDPGLGIDWDWDKLARYQVHRAEHR; this is encoded by the coding sequence ATGGCCGCCATCGCATCCGTCGAGGTATTGCTCGTCAACCTTCCCCCCAAGGTCAAACGCACGGACGCCGTCCAGAGTTTCGAATGCCAGGAAACCCCGATGGTGCGTATCCGCGACACCGACGGCATGGTCGGCACGGGTTACAGCTACACCATCGGCACCGGCGGTTCCTCCGTGGCGCGGCTGCTGGACGACCACCTTGCGCCCATGCTGATTGGCCGCGAAGCCGACGATATCGAAAGACTGTGGCGTGACCTGTTCTTCCGCGTGCACGCCACCACGGTGGGCGCGCTGACCTCCATCGCGCTGGCCGCCATCGACACCGCCTTGTGGGACTTGCGCGCGCGACGCGCCGCCCTGCCCCTGCACCGGTTGGCCGGCGGCGCCAAGGACGCCATCGAGATGTACTACACGGAGGGCGGCTGGCTGCACCTGGACGAAGCGCAATTGGTGGAAGAGGCCCTGCGCGCCCAGGAAGCCGGCTTCGGCGGCACCAAGATCAAGGTGGGCCGTCCGCACGTGGCCGAAGACATGGAACGCCTGTCGGCGGTGCGCGACGCCGTCGGCCCCGGCTGGGAAGTCATGACCGATGCCAACCAGGGGCTCAACCTGAGCGAAGCGATCCGCCGCGCCCGCTGCTTCGAAGCGCTGGATATCGCCTGGTTCGAAGAACCCATCCACGCGGACGACGTCGATGCCCACCGCCGCCTATGCGCCTCGACGACGGTACCGATCGCCGTCGGCGAATCCCTGTATAGCCTGTCGCAATTCAAGGACTACCTGCAAAGCGGGGCCTGCAGCATTGTCCAGGTCGACGTCGGCCGCATCGGCGGCATCACGCCGTGGCTGAAGGTGGCGCACATGGCCGAGGCCTATAACGTACCCGTCTGCCCGCACTTCCTGATGGAAATCCACGTGGCGCTATGCTGCGCCATCCCGAACAGCCGCTGGCTGGAATACATTCCGCAGCTCGATATGGTCACGGCGACGGGCATGCGCGTCGAAAACGGCCGCGCCATCCCGTCGCCGGACCCTGGGTTGGGCATCGATTGGGACTGGGACAAGCTGGCGCGGTACCAGGTCCATCGGGCGGAACACCGCTAG
- a CDS encoding FadR/GntR family transcriptional regulator — MQHSSIPPCIDALDEQPIARGEGLAAGVAQRLRHAIERRDIAAAGNRLPSEAALAKAYGVSRPVIREAMSLLKSDGLVISHQGRGQFVNPQGSSVFRLEPPVDTEEGLGELFEFLLAVEVPATRLAAQRRSAAELDAIRAAYQRLYQTTRDLGDGTEEDEAFHRAIVQASHNPYFIAFASFLDTRVRGLIRAARKNTRNRSMELVWQVQREHEAILRAIEDGDGDRASAAAASHLTHAAARLALYRR; from the coding sequence ATGCAGCATTCTTCCATCCCACCTTGTATCGACGCGCTGGACGAACAGCCCATTGCCCGTGGAGAGGGACTGGCCGCCGGCGTCGCCCAGCGCCTGCGCCACGCCATCGAACGGCGCGACATCGCGGCGGCCGGCAACAGGCTGCCGTCCGAGGCGGCCCTGGCCAAGGCGTATGGCGTCAGCAGGCCGGTGATCCGCGAGGCCATGTCGCTGCTGAAGTCCGACGGCCTGGTGATTTCCCATCAGGGACGGGGCCAGTTCGTCAATCCGCAAGGCAGCAGCGTATTCCGCCTGGAGCCGCCCGTGGATACGGAAGAAGGCCTGGGTGAGTTGTTCGAGTTTCTGCTGGCCGTCGAGGTGCCCGCGACACGGCTGGCCGCCCAGCGCCGCAGTGCCGCCGAACTGGACGCCATACGCGCCGCATACCAGCGGCTTTACCAGACCACGCGCGACCTGGGCGACGGCACGGAGGAAGACGAGGCCTTTCACCGCGCGATCGTCCAGGCCAGCCACAACCCGTATTTCATTGCCTTCGCCAGCTTTCTGGACACCCGTGTGCGCGGGCTGATCCGCGCCGCGCGCAAGAACACGCGCAACCGTTCCATGGAGCTGGTGTGGCAGGTGCAGCGCGAACATGAAGCGATACTGCGCGCCATCGAGGACGGCGACGGGGATCGGGCCAGCGCAGCGGCCGCCAGCCATTTGACCCATGCGGCCGCGAGGCTGGCCTTGTACAGGAGATGA
- a CDS encoding SDR family oxidoreductase, producing the protein MPPLSAPPPEALQPSPGGRAAPGLAGKTAIVTGAAGGIGAAIVQALLDDGAKVGLIDRDVQAGAALAARLAGAGHGVHFVQADIQDFAACTAAYDTLAQALGNADILINNAGISPKTGGRALKVWEMPPQEWDMVMRVNLNAAFYLTRLATPHMMARRWGRIVNMSSVAGKAYCDIVAAHYAATKAGLIGLTRHWAGELGEYGITVNALAPGRIGTPLLKTVPQEVNDAVTRVTAMRRLGTPEEVADACLFLASDQARFITGQTIDIAGGWLMT; encoded by the coding sequence ATGCCGCCTTTATCCGCTCCCCCACCCGAGGCCCTGCAGCCATCCCCCGGCGGCCGCGCCGCCCCCGGCCTGGCCGGCAAGACGGCCATCGTGACTGGCGCCGCCGGCGGCATCGGCGCCGCCATCGTGCAGGCGCTACTGGACGATGGCGCGAAGGTGGGCCTGATCGATCGCGACGTGCAGGCCGGTGCGGCGCTGGCGGCGCGCCTGGCCGGCGCCGGCCATGGCGTGCACTTCGTCCAGGCGGACATCCAGGACTTCGCCGCCTGCACCGCCGCCTACGACACCCTGGCGCAGGCCCTGGGCAACGCGGACATCCTGATCAACAACGCCGGCATCTCGCCCAAGACCGGCGGCCGTGCATTGAAGGTATGGGAAATGCCGCCGCAGGAATGGGACATGGTCATGCGCGTCAACCTGAACGCCGCCTTCTACCTGACGCGCCTGGCCACGCCGCACATGATGGCGCGGCGCTGGGGCCGCATCGTGAATATGTCCTCCGTCGCCGGCAAGGCCTACTGCGACATCGTCGCCGCCCACTACGCGGCGACCAAGGCGGGGCTGATCGGCCTGACGCGCCACTGGGCGGGAGAACTGGGCGAATACGGGATCACGGTCAATGCGTTGGCGCCGGGCCGCATCGGCACGCCCCTGCTGAAGACCGTACCGCAGGAGGTCAACGATGCGGTGACGCGTGTGACCGCCATGCGTCGCCTGGGCACCCCGGAGGAAGTGGCCGATGCCTGCCTGTTCCTGGCATCGGACCAGGCGCGATTCATCACCGGACAAACCATCGATATCGCGGGCGGCTGGTTGATGACCTGA
- a CDS encoding 2-oxo acid dehydrogenase subunit E2, whose product MATMVCMPAVSANAPDAVLADWTVKEGDSVRAGDSLGGIETDKAVVDLEAEHDGVVGRLLVAPGTRVAVGAPVALLLREGETPQDIAQAAARAEAAAPSGATATATLRDNGRDAGQAQPGGARVFASPVARRMAADAALPLAALAGSGPHGRVIKRDVEHALARDAVQAGTVPANPGESAYDLVPHGSMRRAIARRLTESKRTVPHFYLRGQCRADALLGLRDQLKAVVPGRVSINDLVVRGAACALRDVPEMNVTWTADALRRYHHADISVAVATPNGLVTPIVRAADQLGVPAISGAMASLIERARSGELAPAEYEGGSFGISNLGMLGVSDFAAIINPPQSAMLAIGAIAREAVVDDDTIRVASVMRYTLAVDHRAIDGELAARWLGRFTWYLERPVAMLV is encoded by the coding sequence ATGGCGACGATGGTGTGCATGCCTGCCGTGTCGGCCAATGCGCCGGACGCCGTGCTGGCCGACTGGACGGTAAAGGAAGGCGACAGCGTGCGCGCGGGCGACAGCCTGGGTGGGATAGAGACCGACAAGGCCGTCGTGGACCTGGAGGCCGAACACGACGGCGTGGTGGGCAGGCTGCTGGTGGCGCCGGGAACCCGCGTGGCGGTGGGCGCGCCGGTGGCCTTGCTGCTGCGGGAAGGGGAGACGCCGCAGGACATCGCGCAGGCCGCGGCGCGGGCGGAGGCAGCGGCGCCGTCAGGCGCCACAGCGACGGCAACCCTGCGCGATAACGGCCGCGACGCCGGCCAGGCGCAGCCGGGCGGGGCACGCGTGTTCGCCAGTCCGGTCGCCCGGCGGATGGCCGCGGACGCCGCTTTGCCGCTGGCCGCGCTCGCTGGATCCGGTCCGCATGGCCGCGTGATCAAGCGGGACGTCGAACACGCCTTGGCGCGCGATGCCGTCCAGGCCGGGACCGTTCCGGCAAACCCGGGGGAATCCGCCTACGACCTGGTCCCCCACGGCTCGATGCGCAGGGCCATCGCGCGGCGGTTGACGGAAAGCAAGCGCACGGTTCCGCATTTCTATTTGCGCGGGCAATGCCGGGCCGACGCGCTGCTGGGGCTGCGGGATCAGCTCAAGGCGGTCGTGCCGGGGCGCGTGTCCATCAACGACCTGGTCGTGCGCGGCGCGGCCTGCGCCTTGCGCGATGTCCCGGAGATGAACGTCACCTGGACGGCGGATGCGTTGCGGCGCTATCACCACGCGGACATCTCGGTCGCCGTTGCCACGCCGAACGGCCTGGTAACGCCCATCGTGCGCGCGGCCGACCAGCTGGGCGTGCCCGCGATCAGCGGCGCCATGGCCTCGCTGATCGAGCGTGCCCGATCCGGCGAGTTGGCGCCCGCCGAATACGAGGGCGGCAGCTTCGGCATCAGCAACCTGGGCATGCTGGGCGTATCCGACTTCGCCGCCATCATCAACCCGCCGCAGTCCGCCATGTTGGCGATCGGCGCGATCGCGAGGGAAGCCGTTGTCGATGACGATACGATACGCGTCGCGTCGGTGATGCGTTATACCCTTGCCGTCGATCATCGCGCCATCGACGGCGAACTGGCCGCGCGCTGGCTGGGGCGCTTTACGTGGTACCTGGAGCGTCCCGTCGCGATGCTTGTTTGA
- a CDS encoding branched-chain amino acid ABC transporter permease, protein MDIFVQLIINGLLLGGAYTIISLGLTLIFGVVRVVNFAHGEFLMVGMYLVYLAASQFGIHPYIGLAPVAVIMFALGAFTQRAIIQPLLNADEHIQIFATVGVSTILLNLALVVFGANVFRAPVEVGTGAFTLGRYSMVSGQLITFLIALALAVLLHVFMHRTYLGRALRAVAQHRYAAMLMGVNVRMVYVIAFGLGTAFVGVAAGLLAPQYPVFPTVGTYFVLTAFVIVVLGGMGSLYGAVAGSMIIGVVDALAGYYIAPDLKEVVYFGIFLLILVLRPAGLFGVGTE, encoded by the coding sequence ATGGATATCTTCGTACAGCTGATCATCAATGGGCTGCTGCTGGGCGGCGCCTACACCATCATCAGCCTGGGACTGACCTTGATCTTCGGCGTCGTGCGCGTGGTGAATTTCGCGCATGGCGAGTTCCTGATGGTGGGTATGTACCTGGTCTACCTGGCCGCCAGCCAGTTCGGCATCCATCCGTATATCGGCCTGGCGCCCGTGGCCGTCATCATGTTCGCGTTGGGCGCCTTCACGCAGCGGGCCATCATCCAGCCCTTGCTCAATGCGGATGAACATATCCAGATCTTCGCCACCGTCGGTGTATCGACCATATTGCTGAACCTGGCCCTGGTGGTGTTCGGCGCCAACGTCTTCCGTGCTCCGGTCGAGGTGGGCACGGGGGCCTTCACGCTGGGCCGGTATTCCATGGTGAGCGGGCAGCTGATCACATTCCTGATCGCGCTCGCGCTGGCCGTCCTGCTGCATGTCTTCATGCACCGGACCTACCTGGGCCGCGCGCTGCGCGCCGTGGCCCAGCACCGCTACGCCGCCATGCTGATGGGCGTGAATGTCAGGATGGTGTACGTCATCGCCTTCGGCCTGGGCACCGCCTTCGTCGGTGTCGCCGCCGGACTGCTCGCGCCGCAGTATCCAGTGTTCCCCACCGTCGGCACGTATTTCGTGCTGACGGCCTTCGTCATCGTCGTGCTGGGCGGCATGGGCAGCCTGTACGGGGCGGTGGCGGGGTCCATGATCATCGGCGTGGTGGATGCGCTGGCGGGCTACTACATCGCGCCCGACCTGAAGGAGGTCGTTTACTTCGGCATCTTCCTGCTGATCCTCGTCTTGCGGCCGGCCGGCTTGTTCGGCGTCGGCACGGAATAA
- a CDS encoding branched-chain amino acid ABC transporter ATP-binding protein/permease: MFPDFRSPKAYVSAILLAAMFALPVALGTPFWTNLFILIFVFAAMAVAWNIVGGYAGKLSLGHAVFYGIGGYTATLLTQNFAISPWIGMAAGALLSGIVAVVVSYPTLRLRGPFFALASIAILEVFRLLVIHEESWTGGSSGISLPLNIGWTWIVFREKVNYVIIAFALFVLVLWVSWLVRRSRMGHYLIAIREREDAARAVGIHTTRVKILAAVISAVLTSIIGTFHITYLTFIDPASAFSLDLSVQIAMFALIGGLGTVAGPVAGTVLVLPIAELARGWLSAVGNGMHGLIYGLILVAVVLTIPRGLAGAFGPRLEGMLARLPYLGRPPQKRSATPDGMGAPGMPIAAAAAANPGPPGAALLKAENLHKSFGGLRATNDVSLTLHEHEILGIIGPNGAGKTTVFNLLSGFLAPDHGSVLLRDADGAWVSCDTPDQFAHRGLGRTFQIAQPFTGLSVLENIMLGAYLHTRDHDEAEQIAREVAQRTHLTRFLDTEARNLTVGGMKRLEVARALATRPRILLLDEVMAGLNPTDIQIAIQLIRGIRDSGVSILLIEHMMRATMALSDRIIVINEGSVLVSGPPREVVEDPAVIEAYLGKEYQDA; encoded by the coding sequence GTGTTTCCCGATTTCCGCAGCCCCAAAGCCTATGTCAGCGCCATCCTGCTGGCCGCCATGTTCGCGCTGCCGGTGGCGCTGGGCACGCCATTCTGGACCAATCTGTTCATCCTGATCTTCGTGTTCGCGGCCATGGCGGTAGCCTGGAATATCGTGGGCGGCTATGCTGGCAAGCTATCGCTGGGCCATGCCGTGTTCTACGGCATCGGCGGCTACACCGCCACCCTGCTGACGCAGAATTTCGCGATCTCGCCATGGATAGGCATGGCTGCCGGCGCGCTGCTGTCCGGCATCGTCGCGGTGGTGGTGAGCTATCCCACGCTGCGCCTGCGCGGGCCGTTCTTCGCGCTGGCCAGCATCGCCATCCTGGAAGTCTTCCGCCTGCTGGTCATCCACGAGGAAAGCTGGACGGGCGGCTCCAGCGGCATCAGCCTGCCGCTGAACATCGGCTGGACGTGGATCGTGTTTCGCGAAAAGGTGAACTACGTCATCATCGCCTTCGCGCTGTTCGTACTGGTCCTGTGGGTGTCCTGGCTGGTGCGCCGGTCGCGCATGGGCCATTACCTGATCGCCATCCGCGAACGCGAGGATGCCGCCCGCGCGGTCGGCATCCATACCACCCGGGTGAAGATCCTGGCCGCCGTCATCTCGGCCGTGCTCACCAGCATCATCGGCACTTTCCATATCACTTACCTGACCTTCATCGACCCCGCGTCGGCGTTTTCCCTGGACCTGTCGGTGCAGATCGCGATGTTCGCGTTGATCGGCGGGCTCGGCACCGTGGCCGGGCCGGTCGCCGGCACCGTGCTGGTCCTGCCGATCGCGGAGCTGGCGCGTGGCTGGCTCAGCGCGGTGGGCAACGGCATGCATGGACTGATCTACGGCCTGATCCTGGTGGCCGTGGTACTGACCATTCCGCGCGGCCTGGCCGGGGCATTCGGCCCCCGGCTGGAAGGCATGCTGGCGCGGCTGCCCTATCTGGGGCGGCCGCCGCAAAAGCGAAGCGCCACGCCGGACGGGATGGGAGCCCCGGGCATGCCCATCGCTGCCGCCGCGGCGGCCAATCCGGGGCCGCCCGGCGCGGCCCTGCTGAAGGCCGAAAACCTGCACAAAAGCTTCGGGGGCCTGCGCGCGACGAACGATGTGTCCTTGACCCTGCACGAACACGAGATCCTGGGAATCATCGGCCCGAACGGCGCGGGCAAGACCACGGTGTTCAACCTGTTGTCGGGCTTTCTCGCGCCCGACCACGGCAGCGTGCTGCTGCGCGATGCGGACGGCGCATGGGTTTCCTGCGACACGCCGGATCAGTTCGCCCACCGGGGGCTGGGCCGGACCTTCCAGATTGCCCAGCCCTTCACCGGCCTGAGCGTCCTGGAAAACATCATGCTGGGCGCCTACCTCCACACCCGCGACCACGACGAAGCGGAGCAGATCGCGCGCGAGGTCGCGCAACGCACCCACCTGACGCGATTCCTCGACACCGAGGCGCGCAACCTGACCGTGGGCGGCATGAAGCGGCTGGAAGTCGCCCGCGCGCTGGCCACGCGCCCGCGCATCCTGCTGCTGGACGAAGTCATGGCCGGCCTGAACCCCACCGATATCCAGATCGCGATCCAGCTGATCCGCGGCATACGCGACAGCGGCGTCTCCATCCTGCTGATCGAACACATGATGCGCGCCACGATGGCCCTGTCCGACCGCATCATCGTCATCAACGAAGGCAGCGTCCTGGTCAGCGGCCCGCCGCGCGAGGTCGTGGAAGACCCGGCGGTCATCGAGGCCTATCTGGGCAAGGAGTACCAGGATGCTTAA
- a CDS encoding SDR family NAD(P)-dependent oxidoreductase, producing MPDSNASPLAAYPGLCGKVVVCTGAAQGIGRAMLDAFARHGCRLVLLDMDAEGMDAAAMQVRERHPGVQALCLRASVRDDAAVEQAYAAARAHFGRVDITLNNAGISMNKPTLELSGEEWRRAIDIDLSGVFYCCQAAGRIMVAQGAGVIVNTASMYGVVAAPERAAYCAAKAGVVALSKSLAVEWGRHGIRVNALCPGYIRTALVDDLIARGALDAGRIEARAPMGRLGTPAEMAEVALFLASDAARYTTGHAMLSDGGWTANGYL from the coding sequence GTGCCCGATTCGAATGCGTCGCCGTTGGCCGCCTATCCCGGGCTGTGCGGCAAGGTCGTGGTGTGCACCGGCGCCGCCCAGGGCATCGGACGGGCCATGCTGGATGCCTTTGCGCGGCACGGCTGCCGCCTGGTGCTGTTGGACATGGATGCCGAGGGCATGGACGCGGCCGCCATGCAGGTGCGCGAGCGCCATCCCGGCGTCCAAGCGCTATGCCTGCGGGCCTCCGTGCGCGACGATGCCGCGGTGGAACAGGCCTATGCCGCGGCGCGCGCGCATTTCGGCCGCGTCGACATCACACTGAACAATGCCGGCATTTCCATGAACAAGCCGACGCTGGAACTGAGCGGCGAGGAATGGCGGCGCGCCATCGATATCGACCTGAGCGGCGTGTTCTATTGCTGCCAGGCGGCCGGGCGCATCATGGTCGCGCAGGGCGCCGGGGTCATCGTGAATACCGCCTCGATGTATGGCGTGGTCGCGGCACCCGAACGCGCCGCCTACTGCGCCGCGAAGGCAGGTGTGGTCGCGCTCAGCAAATCCCTGGCGGTGGAGTGGGGGCGGCACGGGATCCGCGTGAACGCGCTGTGCCCGGGCTATATCCGCACGGCGCTGGTGGACGATCTGATCGCGCGGGGTGCGCTCGATGCCGGCCGTATCGAGGCCCGCGCGCCGATGGGCCGCCTGGGCACGCCCGCGGAAATGGCCGAGGTCGCGCTCTTCCTGGCCTCGGACGCCGCACGCTATACGACGGGCCACGCCATGCTGTCCGACGGCGGATGGACCGCCAATGGCTATCTTTGA